The window ACCATCTCTAATTGAGCTTTAAATCACCTCAAGCAATTGCCTCATGCTCTTAAAGCGGTTGGATTTAATCCAATTAGCTTCAAGACCATTCTTACTTATTCGGCTTTGCACCGTCAGTGCATCCAATCAACACAGCAAAGTTATGTGTTGCTATAGAAAGTTAGTAAATAATAATGTATTACAAATAAAAATGATATCTAAAGGTTCAATTTTTTGCTGTAGCGCACATTTATTGACGAACAAAACCATTAAGAATCATCACCTGCAAACCAATAAACAACTAAAAATCATTAACTTACTGTGATACCTCAACTTTGTAACCCTTTGTAAACAGTGGTTTTGTCACTACAACACGATCTAATTCACAGATCATCACGCCTCGGATCGTTACCATATTTGTATTATTTAAATGCAAAATAAATTTGAAATAGCCAAGAAATAATTTCGAAAACAAAATGCATTGAAGACAAGAACTACTCTATTTGGCTTGTAATTATGGCCAATACTCAACCTATAAATATGGAACTAATACCATGAATAAAACTAAAATTGTGATTGCTGTGGCATCTGTACTCGCTGCTGGCTCTGTATCTGCTGCGTCTTTCGATATGAGACACGAATACAAGAGTCATACAGATCAACACGCTACTCGTGTAAAACTTGGCGATAGCATTGGCAACTTCCTTGTAGATATCGAAGCGAAATTCAAGGGAGAAGACGGTAAATTCATGGAAGATTTGAAGAACAATGGTTGGGAGCTTGGTCTAAATTACCGTCATGTACTAAACGATAACTGGACAATGACTTACGGTATGCCAATTGAAGGTCGTGAATCTGGCGTTACATACAAACCTCAAGTTCGTGCAACATACAAAGTGGATAGCGTTGATGGCCTAAGCCTAAGTGCTCGTTACCGTTACGATATGAGACAGAATACGAGCAGCTCAGAGTACCAGTTCGATAGTAATGGCGATGTTATCGTTGATAGTGATGGTGTTCCAATTACGGTCGATCAGAATGTTTCTAACCAACGCCGCCACCGTCTAACGGCAAACGTTAACTACTCAATGGAAAACTGGCGCTTTGGTCTAGAAGGTAACTACTACAAAGCGGATGGATATGACATCTACGACAACGACGATACCAACTACGAGTTGAACGCTAGTATTCGCCACATGATGGGTCAATGGGCACCGTATGTAGAATTTGGTGATGTGAGCACTTCATCAACAAAAGCAACTCGTGAACTACGTAGCCGTGTTGGTCTAACTTACAGCTTCTAAGCCGCACGCTACGTGAAAAATCTAAGATAATTACTGTCCTAATTTTCTAAGACCTAACCAAAAGCCAGCTTAATCGCTGGCTTTTTTATGCTTTGAAATCAGTTCATTCAATAAGAATCGAGAGATTGAAATTACTGCCCTAGTGACTAATTCGATATAGAAATGAAAGTGTCACTTCATCATTAGGGACCACTCGCTTCTGCTGAGCTAACAGCAATTCTGCTGTTGAGACGGCATCGGCCAATGCATTGTGGCTGTTGTATTCAGGAAGCCCGTACCTTTCGCGAGTTCCAGCCAAGGTTAAGTCGACTTCTTCATGATTGCTGATCGCTTTCTCCATGCTCTTCTCAATACACAGTGTATCTAACCAAAGTAAAGGCAGCTGTCTTAAGCCATAGCATCTCAATAGATACTGGCTAATGAACTTCTCTTCAACCACACAAGCATGCGCGACAATGATCTTACCTTTTGCGGCTTCAAAAAACGTCAGCATCGCATCATGAATTGAAGCGCCCTCTTCCAGCATTTGAGGTGTGATGTGATTGATAACCGCGGTTTCAGCGTTAATCTGCGAATCGTTATTGAGATAAATATGCTTGGCCGACGCTAAGTCTATTCGCCCCTTGACCACATCGACCCAACCCATGGACAAGATCAGATCTTGTTCGCTGTCTAAGCCCGTGGTCTCAAGATCCAACACGATATAGTCGCTGTCTTTGGCCAAGTCCGTCATTTCAGGGCAAGGTTGTTCAACAAGATCGTGTAACGCTTCTGGCAATTTAACCGTATTCAAATACTGCTTACGCTTACGTTTAATTCGCTCAAGCGGATGAAAGTAATTTAAAAACGATTTCATTAGCGCGCTCCGAAACGGATTTTCGCTGCTTCTTGAAGATCGGCAATGATCCTAAAGGCATCTTTCAAGTGCTTACGTTCAAAGCTACCAAAACTGTCTGGGTTGATGTTGTTATCTGGTACTTCACCGTTCTTCAAGGCTTCTAACTGATGACCGAAACGGAAAGACAGAATGAACTGATACGCACCAAGGATGTTCTTGAACGCGTCATCACTCAACATGCCTTTTTCATTGGCTGCGGCAAAGCGTTCATCGGTTGCCGACAAATCACATTCCACCGCTAATCCGTAAATACGTGCAAGATCGATAATCAAGTTAATGGCGTACTTCTTCACGTTCAACGTTTTCTTATTCTCACCTGACTTCTCTAATACCAAACTATTGAAGATGCCCAATGGCGGATTGGTGTTCACCGCATCTTTCACTAGAGTGCTTAAGAACTCACGGTTACCGCGAATATTGGAATGCAGCTCATCACGAAGAATGCCTTCAAACTCACTGTTGCCATAGATAGTACGAATCTCTAGGAACACACTGATATTAAGTAAGCGTTCGTACTCAGGGTTTGCGACCCACTTTTTATAGTAGTGCTTCCAAACACCGAGTGGCTGGCACCATTTTGGTGTCGCCGCCATGAATTTACCCGGACACAGTGGGTAATCACAGCTCGCTAATCCGTTCGTTACCATCATCGCAAGGTGTTTAAAGTAAATTCGGTCGCTATCGGTTGCATCGTCAGCCAGTACAATCGCACTGTCTTGATCCGACAACATATGGACTTCATTACGAGCGTGCGAGCCCGCAACAATCCAAGAAAAATCACAAGGTGGTGGGCCTAATTTATCAATCGCTATCTGAATCAATCGGCGTGTGTAAGCGTCCATAATCATGGTCATTACCTTACCGACCGTTTCAGGTGCAACCTTACCTTCCACCAGCGCTTCAAAAATGGCTTGTCGTTCTGAAGTAAATGAAGACATGGTTTTTACGCTGCCCGCATATTTGATTTTCTCGATTAAGAAGATCGCTTGAACACGGTGGTTTTGAACCAAGTGAGACGTAGTCAGCAAGCCAACAACTTTGTTCTCTTTCACAACAGGCAAGTTGCGGATGTTGAATTGCATCATGATAGACGCGGCATGTAACACAAGATCGTCCGGTTTAACCGTCAGTGGAGAATGCGTCATCACCTCGGAGATCAGGTTATCGGTACTGACACCATGAGCAATCACTCGCTTGGTCATATCGCGATCGGTGATCAAGCCAACAATCGTTTCACCTTCATAAATCACCGCACAAGGTGAGCGTTGATGCAGCATTTCAACCGCGACCGATTGGATAGTTTGTTCAGCCTTAACGATGGCTACCTGCCCGCTTGCCACTTCTTCAACCTTACGAATGAATAAGCCTTTCTCTTTATTTGACCACACCACGTCCAATGCTGACTTCAAACGAACCTGAGCCTGCGACGCAAAGTGTTCTGCGCAGCTTGGAAATGCTTTGAACAGCGCTTGAAGTGCCGAGTGTGGAATCACATAAAGTAAGGTGTTTTCGATTGCGATCGCTCGATAGCCTTTCTCATCGTTGACTTCAGAGTCTAAGAACGTAAAGCCGAACAAATCTTCACTACCCAAACGCGCACGAAGTACACCATCCGACTTTCTTTGTTCCATAGAACCGGTCCGAATGATGTAGAGCGACTTTTCTTTACCCGACTCACACAAATCAACCACATCCCCTTTGCCGAGATAAGTGATCTGAACATTAGAGGCAAGTTCACGAAGCGCTTGTTTAGGGATCTTATCGAAAGGGTCTATCTGACCGATAAATTGAAGAATATTTGGCAAAAGAGACTGAGGCATAATCACACTCGCAATAATTTAATTAGTATTATTATATAACTTAAAATACTGGTTACTAGTGATTTTAATAAAACGATAAATAATAGATTAAATATTGGACACTGGTCAGGTTTTCATCAAATTTGAATACAAAAAAAGCACGTATCAAACGTGCTTTCTTGTCGTCCGGTTTGGTAACCGTTGCGATGTTAACTTTAATTATCTTAACTTTTTGAGATAGAAACCCTAAAGAGTGAACTTAGAACTCAGCACTAAAATACCTTCTAAAACAATTAGCTAAAACAATTAACTAGCAATTGGTAATCTATGATTTGTTTCTAATAGATGACTTGCTGATGCTTGACGTGCTTTGTCACTATTTCCAGCCATAATCGCTTCGTAAATAGCGCGATGCTCGTTAATGCATGTACTTCCCTCTTCCGAAGAGTGAGAAATAAAGTTAACAAACATGATCGTTAAAATATTACCGAACGGTAGGTAGAAATCGTTACCCGTTGCGTTGAAAATCAAGCTATGGAACTTCATATCAATATCTAACCAACGCTCTTTATCAAGAGTCTCTTCGCTAGATATCTCTACCATCTTTTGGAAAATTTCTGATAATTCAATTCGTTGATCCGCAGTGGCAAATGTAGCAGCCAATGCGCAAGCTTCAGGCTCAATAGCACGACGTAAACCTAAAAACTGGTGACAGAATTGGTCTGTATCCGCAAGTCCGTCCATCCATTCGATAAGCTGTGGATCTAAGAAGTTCCAGTATGCACGGTCGACAACACGAGTACCAATCTTAGGGCGAGATTCTAATAGGCCTTTTGAGGTCAGAAGCTTAACCGCTTCTCTTAATGCTGTTCTACTGATACCAAATTGCTCACACAGAGCCATTTCACCAGGGATAATAGAACCTTGAGGCAAATTGCCCGACAAAATACCACGAGCGATTTCACGTGCGACTTGCACATGAAGGCTTCGCTTAGAGCCTGAAATAGAATTGAAATGACCAGCCATGTGTCTACTTACTTATTAGATATGTATTATTTAATTCGGACTATAACACTGATTTATATCTCGACCAACTCAGCATCAGAATAACGTGAGGTCACTACCAATATAGGCTAGAGCATTATTTTGACAATCTTGTAAGTATTAAGCTCATCAAACCAAACAAGCCCATTTATTCATACAAATAGTTCTTATTTACACATTTTTTGTATGCGTTAACTCACAAAACCACTCTTCCTGTCACTATTTATGCCGTTAATGATCGGTTTTGAGATGAACATCCTTGAATATAGCAAGTGTTATTGTATGATTTATTAATGCAAATGATCTACAATATAGGCGACTCTGATGTTTAACGATTTAAAAGGCAAACGCATTCTAATTACTGGCTCTACTGCTGGTATGGGCTTAGCTACCGCACGTATTTTTGCAAAGTACGGCGCAAAGATCGGCATCAATAGTCGTGCTTTCAGCCCAAAAGTGGATGAGGTTCTAACAGAACTGACTGCACTTGGCGGCGATGTTGCGTTTTTCCCAGCAAACCTAATGGACACATTAGAGTGCGAAAGATTAGTTAATGAGTTCACCGAACATTTTGGTGGTATGGATGTGTTGATCAACAACGCAGGTGGCTTAGGCGGGCGTGCAAATCTCGAAGACATCGATGACGAGTTTTATGAGCGAGTCATGGATCTAAACGTTCGCTCTGCATTGATGACAACCAAGTTCTCTATTCCCCACTTACGCGCCTCAGCGGCTGAGTCAGGTCAAACATCGTGTGTTATCAGCACGGGTTCTATTGCCGCTCGCGAAGGTGGTGGTGTGGGTGCTGGTATCTATGCCGCATCAAAAGCGTGGTTACACGATATTCACCGTAACTGGGTGAAAGAGTTTGCGAAAGACAATATCCGTTTCAACATTGTTTCTCCTGGCACGATCGACACTGCATTTCACGATGGTAAAAGCGACGAGCTGAAATCAAACATTGCTAACAACATCCCAATGGGACGCTTTGGCAGCATCGAAGAAGTCGCCCCTACTTTTGCTTTCTTTGCATCGCACGCTTGTAGCGGCTACATCACAGGACAAATCCTAGATGTTAACGGCGGACAAATAGCGCCTTAGTAGGTAGCTAAGTTAAATACATAAAACCTGTTTGACAGGTACGAGTAGATGAGGGAAAACCTCACACTATATTAGACGTATACACTGACACCAAAACGCCAGATTCGTCTGGCTTTTTTTGTTTTTAAAATTTCAATTTCAGGTGGTTTAAATGTCAATATTTACATTGGTGGAAGATTCAAGCCGCCGAATTCATGTTCAAGTCGCGAGACAAATTGCTCGTAAAATCTTGTCTGGCGAGTTAGAAGAAAATCAGAAATTACCCAGTGAAATGGAGTTGTGCGAGATCTTTGGAGTCAGCAGAACTGCCCTTCGAGAATCGACTAAGCTGCTTTCAGCAAAAGGGTTGATTGAATCCAAGCCTAAAGTGGGCACTCGCATCAAGCCAAGAACGCAATGGCACTTTTTAGATCCTCAATTACTGTATTGGATTCAAGACTTAGAAGACACCAAGCCCTTCTTATCTCAATTTTTAGGGTTAAGAAAAGCGATTGATCCAGAAGCGTGTGCGCTTGCGGCATCCAACGCTACGGTAGAGCAACGCAAAGAGCTTTCGATTCTTTTCCAAAAGATGACCATCGCGGCAAACGGCTTTGATTATGAAGAGTGGACAACGAACGATCACCTGTTTCACCAAACAATTTTTCTATCGACGGGTAACCAATTTTATATTCCGTTCGCGAACATTCTCTCGACAATCTTCAAGCAGTTTATCGACCATTCAGCCGAAGGCGGCCGCTTCTGTTTAGAAGAGCACAAAGCGATATACGATGCGATTATGTCAGGCAATGCAAATCAGGCTCGAATCGCCTCTCAAGCTTTACTTGATGATGAAAACCAAAAGCTGTCTAGAGTTGAACTGGCCATCGCATAACCGAGATTTACCAGACTGACTCGTGTATCCCAATACACGAGTCAGTCATGTTTTAGCGCCCCCTTTTTTAACCATCCATTACCGTAGTGTTTCACCTATAAATGGTGAACTCGGGTCCTCTCAGAGAAAACTTACGGTTATACACATAAGGTATTGTTTGTGTCTTCGCAATCGTATGTAAGGAAAAACTTCTCTCTCGCTTGGCCCCTAGCCTTAAACGCATTATTGATGCAGTCGATGTTAATGATCGACACGCTATTGGTTTCTCCGCTCGGTGAAATTCCTCTTGCTGCCATGGGGATTGCTACGACCATCATCGCGTTTGTGTTGGGTATTCAAATGGCGCTGGCGAATGGTACGCAACTGGTTCTCAGTCGTGCGGTTGGTTCTGGTGTCACCTCTTCGTTATCCAAAGCATTTTGGGCAGGATTGTTCATCAACTTTGGCGTTGCAGCAATATTCTGGCTTCTACTTACCTTTTTTGAACAACCTTTAATTCAAGCCTTAACCGACGACAAAACTCTTCACCTTGAGATCAGCCACTATCTGGATATTTCAAAATATCTGGTGATTTTCACTGCATTAACGCAAGTTATCATCGCGTTATTTAACGGATTAGGAAGAACCAAAGTTCCGTTTAAAGGCTATTTGATCGAACTGCCGATCAACGCTGTGCTCTCTTATGTGCTTATTCACGGCTTCACAAACTTTGAAGGGGTTGGCGTACAAGGTGCCGCGCTCGGCAGCGTTATCGCTATCACTATTCGTCTTGTGTATTTGATTCTGTGTGTTCACTACGACTCATCTGTTTCACTAAAATTGGATACGGAAAAGTCAGAATTCATCACCAACATTCATCGCCACTTCATTGAGATATTCCCTGTCGCTGCGAATGTGACCATGCTTTCGATTGGTGCCACGATTTACCAATTGCTGTACTCGCAACTCAACATCAATGCCTACGTAGCGATTACCTTGGTGATGCCATGGATACGTGCAGGCACTCAATTTATTACCGCTTGGGCTCACTCTTCCGCGATTACGATCAGCCAAGCGATCGGTTCTAAGAAAATGGGTGACCTGACTAAGAACGTTGATACCAGTATTGATGTTGCAGTCGGTATATCTGTTGTTTGTGCGGTGTTGTTTGCAGGCTTAAGTTTGGTGATTGGCGATGTGTATCCAGACTTAGATCCTTCTACCTATCAAGCCTTGTCTGTTATTGCCCCACTCTACATCTTCTTGCCGATCGTTCGTGGCTACAACACCGTTCACGGACACGTATTAAGAGCACTAGGCAAAACAACTGACGTATTCAAAATCAACTTTACGGGTCAATGGGTCGTTTCAATCCCGCTTTGCGCATTGATCATCTTTGGTTTAGACGGTTCTATCTTTTGGGCATTTGCTATCCAACCATTCGAAGAGATAGTCAAAGCGTTCCCATTCCGACATCTAGCACGTAAGTCTTTAAAAGAGTTTGATGCAAACAAAGCCGACGAGCTGATGTATGACTAATCGTCTTACCTAGCTCCAGAAAAAGCTTCAGCTGAGCTGTCGACAACAACCTTGCCACTTGGCGAGGTTGTTTTGTTTTAGAAGCCAGACTTTGGGGCCTAACTAAATGGTAAGGAGTTGGAGGCTTGGTTGATCTGAGTTAACCAACGTTTAAGCATTGGATAGGATTCACCGTCAACACATCACTAGAAACGGTGTGGCGAACTCGACTGACAAAAAAGGCCACTTAACGTTGTGTTAAGTGGCCTTTGAACATGTTCTTTGAGGCTAGCGTGTCGATCGCCCTACTCTGTTATCTATCTAATCAGCTCTAGCTATTAACTGCTAACTGCTAACTGCTAACTGCTAACTATTTTCCATTCAGCTTAAGTGCTGAGAAAGTCACACTGTTGTAATCGCCATTCTTTTTATCGACAGCGAAATCGCCAGTACCGCCACAACCAGGCCCCCATACAGGGTGAGAATCACTCACGCTACATTGGCCGTATGCGCCAGCTTTGTAGTAGAAGTCATCTTCCGCATAACCCGTAGGTGAATCAAGTTCATCGATGCCCTTACTCAGGTCGATTTCATACTTAACTGTATCGTGGCGAGCCGTTTCAAATGTCAGGTACATCATGGTGCCTTTCACTTCCACTTTGTAACTGAACTCTTCACCTAACGCTATCCCCGCTTCACCCGGATCTGCTGGGTTTTCCCAAGTATTGCCCCATACTGGGTAAGCAATATCGGCACGGTTAGGATCTTTTTTCTCTAGGTTACGTTCATAGTTCCAGAATACTGAACCCATTTCTTGGTCAGGAAACTTCTTATAGAAGATCTTCAGTGGTTCATTACCATGCCCATAACCGGTTCCAGCTTTGATTAGCTCGTTGTGTTTTTTAGCATGAATCTGACCAACCACAACAGAATGCGCTGGGTATTTTTCTGGGAACTTAGCATTAACTGAGACGTGATTCACTTTTAGCGTCGCTTCTAGCGTTCCACCAACCGCACTGTATTCACTGGCTGCTGGATGGCTCGACAATGCCCACTGGTTTCCTTTATCGGCCGTATCAATCGAGAAATCGGCTCCGCGCGGCATCTGACGTAACTCTGAGCGAGCATTTTTCGAGTTCTTAGTCGTAATAGCTTGGTTCTGCACTTCAAATACAAGATTGCCGTCTTTATCGAGATGGAAGAAATCACTATGTGAGTAGCTCATCATGGCTACCCCTTCTATTTCATCAACACGACCATCTTCATTAATATCCGAAGGAATCGTTATTTTCCAATTATGCATATCGAATTTATCGGCAGGTACGGGGTAAGAAACACCGTTATTTGCGAAAGTAACCATTGGCACAGTCGCTAATAACGCCACTGCTAATATGTTTTTCTTAAACATGACTCATCCTTTATTGTTAACAGATACTGAGCACACTCTCAGCACAGAAACTGCTTTTGAACACGAATTAGTACTAAATATTTTCTCTTCGACTTAAATAAACCAACCAGTAAATAAGATTTACACTTAGCCATCTTTTAACTTTTATTAAACATTTGTCGATGGTTTATATCTATATCCCTCAACATGCTCCGCTATGTTAGAACCACAATAACTAAATCATCGACAAAAACGTGGCACCACTCAATATTTGTATTATTTTAACACATGGTAAATTTCAAGAACCCAAGGTTTGTTAATATGAGAACTGAGTCATGATTGATTTGATAGACAAGCCTTAAACTGAGATATTCATAACATTTAGCTATATAAATAGGCCATTAGTCGGAACTTTTGATAGATCTCACAGAAATTTAACCCAGGAATAAATACCATATTTGTCATACATTAATTTAATACCATTTATGGTGTTAATTTGTGAGCCGTGGGTATATTGGATGTATCCAAAATAAAAAAATAATAGTGAGACAAAGGTATGAACTCTGTTACAAAAATTGCTGCAATTGTTGCTACAACTCTTCTTGCAGGCACAGCGACTGGCGCAACTCTTGATTACCGTGCAGAACATAAGCATGAAGACGATAAATACGCGCATCGTATTAAAATTGGCGGAAGTACGAAAATAGCAGACGAGACAAAGCTATATTTTAGCGTTGAACAAAAGTTCGCTCCAAATGCAGAAGGCGATATATATAACCAATTGGAACGCGGAGATTCTGAATTTGATTGGGGGGTTCGTTATGCGCTAGATGAAAAATGGTATTTGCAGCCAGGTATGCCTATTACGTTCGGCGATGAAAAAATGACACTTAAACCACAGTTTCGTGTTGGGTATAAAGCCGACTTCGGCCTAACAACGGCTCTCCGCTACCGTCATGAATTCCAAAACTACACAGACAGTTCAAGCAGTTCTCTCACAAAAGTTAACGGCGACAAAATAGCATTAGCTGGTGAGACTGTTCAGCAAGGTAAATTTACATTGACTGGCGCTTATAAATTCCAAGACGAAGATTTGAAAAACCTTCAATTAAGTTATGAGGCGAACTACGTCAAAAGCTACGAAGATCAAGTCAAAGCGAATGGTGAAGATTGGGAATGGGATTTAGGTGTAAAAATCGGCTATAAATTCGATAACCTAAGACCTTATGTTGAATTTTGGACATCAGATTACGGCTCAGCGGAAGAGAATGAACGTCAGTTAAAAACACGCGTTGGTGTTACATACTCATTTTAATCGCTCTCATGAACCATATCTAACGTGTGCTCTAAATAGGCTTAGAAAATATCTAAGCCTTTTTTATATATAAATACCCCTCTCACTATACCCACCTTACTCACCATGCTTAGTTAATTAAGATCAATTAGTTACGTAAGATCATTGGGCTCGCGAAGTACAATTGGAACTAACCGATAAAACAACAAAAATGGCCGCTAGTACTAGCGGCCATTTTTGTATGTGCAGATGATTCGTTATTCCTGATATTTATCGTGCGACGTCGCTATTTTGTAGAATGTCGCTTGGGCATAGTCATCAA of the Vibrio lentus genome contains:
- a CDS encoding oligogalacturonate-specific porin KdgM family protein produces the protein MNSVTKIAAIVATTLLAGTATGATLDYRAEHKHEDDKYAHRIKIGGSTKIADETKLYFSVEQKFAPNAEGDIYNQLERGDSEFDWGVRYALDEKWYLQPGMPITFGDEKMTLKPQFRVGYKADFGLTTALRYRHEFQNYTDSSSSSLTKVNGDKIALAGETVQQGKFTLTGAYKFQDEDLKNLQLSYEANYVKSYEDQVKANGEDWEWDLGVKIGYKFDNLRPYVEFWTSDYGSAEENERQLKTRVGVTYSF
- a CDS encoding oligogalacturonate-specific porin KdgM family protein: MNKTKIVIAVASVLAAGSVSAASFDMRHEYKSHTDQHATRVKLGDSIGNFLVDIEAKFKGEDGKFMEDLKNNGWELGLNYRHVLNDNWTMTYGMPIEGRESGVTYKPQVRATYKVDSVDGLSLSARYRYDMRQNTSSSEYQFDSNGDVIVDSDGVPITVDQNVSNQRRHRLTANVNYSMENWRFGLEGNYYKADGYDIYDNDDTNYELNASIRHMMGQWAPYVEFGDVSTSSTKATRELRSRVGLTYSF
- a CDS encoding FadR/GntR family transcriptional regulator, with amino-acid sequence MSIFTLVEDSSRRIHVQVARQIARKILSGELEENQKLPSEMELCEIFGVSRTALRESTKLLSAKGLIESKPKVGTRIKPRTQWHFLDPQLLYWIQDLEDTKPFLSQFLGLRKAIDPEACALAASNATVEQRKELSILFQKMTIAANGFDYEEWTTNDHLFHQTIFLSTGNQFYIPFANILSTIFKQFIDHSAEGGRFCLEEHKAIYDAIMSGNANQARIASQALLDDENQKLSRVELAIA
- a CDS encoding SDR family NAD(P)-dependent oxidoreductase; translation: MFNDLKGKRILITGSTAGMGLATARIFAKYGAKIGINSRAFSPKVDEVLTELTALGGDVAFFPANLMDTLECERLVNEFTEHFGGMDVLINNAGGLGGRANLEDIDDEFYERVMDLNVRSALMTTKFSIPHLRASAAESGQTSCVISTGSIAAREGGGVGAGIYAASKAWLHDIHRNWVKEFAKDNIRFNIVSPGTIDTAFHDGKSDELKSNIANNIPMGRFGSIEEVAPTFAFFASHACSGYITGQILDVNGGQIAP
- a CDS encoding 3'-5' exonuclease, whose amino-acid sequence is MKSFLNYFHPLERIKRKRKQYLNTVKLPEALHDLVEQPCPEMTDLAKDSDYIVLDLETTGLDSEQDLILSMGWVDVVKGRIDLASAKHIYLNNDSQINAETAVINHITPQMLEEGASIHDAMLTFFEAAKGKIIVAHACVVEEKFISQYLLRCYGLRQLPLLWLDTLCIEKSMEKAISNHEEVDLTLAGTRERYGLPEYNSHNALADAVSTAELLLAQQKRVVPNDEVTLSFLYRISH
- a CDS encoding DUF294 nucleotidyltransferase-like domain-containing protein; its protein translation is MPQSLLPNILQFIGQIDPFDKIPKQALRELASNVQITYLGKGDVVDLCESGKEKSLYIIRTGSMEQRKSDGVLRARLGSEDLFGFTFLDSEVNDEKGYRAIAIENTLLYVIPHSALQALFKAFPSCAEHFASQAQVRLKSALDVVWSNKEKGLFIRKVEEVASGQVAIVKAEQTIQSVAVEMLHQRSPCAVIYEGETIVGLITDRDMTKRVIAHGVSTDNLISEVMTHSPLTVKPDDLVLHAASIMMQFNIRNLPVVKENKVVGLLTTSHLVQNHRVQAIFLIEKIKYAGSVKTMSSFTSERQAIFEALVEGKVAPETVGKVMTMIMDAYTRRLIQIAIDKLGPPPCDFSWIVAGSHARNEVHMLSDQDSAIVLADDATDSDRIYFKHLAMMVTNGLASCDYPLCPGKFMAATPKWCQPLGVWKHYYKKWVANPEYERLLNISVFLEIRTIYGNSEFEGILRDELHSNIRGNREFLSTLVKDAVNTNPPLGIFNSLVLEKSGENKKTLNVKKYAINLIIDLARIYGLAVECDLSATDERFAAANEKGMLSDDAFKNILGAYQFILSFRFGHQLEALKNGEVPDNNINPDSFGSFERKHLKDAFRIIADLQEAAKIRFGAR
- a CDS encoding FadR/GntR family transcriptional regulator, with the protein product MAGHFNSISGSKRSLHVQVAREIARGILSGNLPQGSIIPGEMALCEQFGISRTALREAVKLLTSKGLLESRPKIGTRVVDRAYWNFLDPQLIEWMDGLADTDQFCHQFLGLRRAIEPEACALAATFATADQRIELSEIFQKMVEISSEETLDKERWLDIDMKFHSLIFNATGNDFYLPFGNILTIMFVNFISHSSEEGSTCINEHRAIYEAIMAGNSDKARQASASHLLETNHRLPIAS
- a CDS encoding MATE family efflux transporter, producing the protein MQSMLMIDTLLVSPLGEIPLAAMGIATTIIAFVLGIQMALANGTQLVLSRAVGSGVTSSLSKAFWAGLFINFGVAAIFWLLLTFFEQPLIQALTDDKTLHLEISHYLDISKYLVIFTALTQVIIALFNGLGRTKVPFKGYLIELPINAVLSYVLIHGFTNFEGVGVQGAALGSVIAITIRLVYLILCVHYDSSVSLKLDTEKSEFITNIHRHFIEIFPVAANVTMLSIGATIYQLLYSQLNINAYVAITLVMPWIRAGTQFITAWAHSSAITISQAIGSKKMGDLTKNVDTSIDVAVGISVVCAVLFAGLSLVIGDVYPDLDPSTYQALSVIAPLYIFLPIVRGYNTVHGHVLRALGKTTDVFKINFTGQWVVSIPLCALIIFGLDGSIFWAFAIQPFEEIVKAFPFRHLARKSLKEFDANKADELMYD
- a CDS encoding polysaccharide lyase family 7 protein: MFKKNILAVALLATVPMVTFANNGVSYPVPADKFDMHNWKITIPSDINEDGRVDEIEGVAMMSYSHSDFFHLDKDGNLVFEVQNQAITTKNSKNARSELRQMPRGADFSIDTADKGNQWALSSHPAASEYSAVGGTLEATLKVNHVSVNAKFPEKYPAHSVVVGQIHAKKHNELIKAGTGYGHGNEPLKIFYKKFPDQEMGSVFWNYERNLEKKDPNRADIAYPVWGNTWENPADPGEAGIALGEEFSYKVEVKGTMMYLTFETARHDTVKYEIDLSKGIDELDSPTGYAEDDFYYKAGAYGQCSVSDSHPVWGPGCGGTGDFAVDKKNGDYNSVTFSALKLNGK